A part of bacterium genomic DNA contains:
- a CDS encoding SIS domain-containing protein yields MKNQKKLEFLEKEVKNHIELVKIVFSPSFNENLIKISETIVDCIKNGNKILLCGNGGSSADCQHFCGEMVNRFKKEREPLPFISLTTDTSVITSIGNDYSFEDIFSKQVKAIGKEKDILICFSTSGESKNVIKAAKVAKEKKMKVISLTGKTPNTLEKISDFIISIQSKETEKVQQIHLIIYHLLCYLIEEEF; encoded by the coding sequence ATGAAAAACCAGAAGAAACTTGAGTTTCTGGAAAAAGAGGTTAAAAACCACATTGAACTTGTAAAAATTGTTTTCTCTCCTTCTTTTAATGAAAATCTTATAAAAATTTCTGAAACTATTGTTGATTGTATAAAAAATGGTAATAAAATTCTTCTATGCGGTAATGGAGGAAGCAGTGCTGATTGTCAGCATTTTTGTGGTGAGATGGTCAATAGATTTAAAAAAGAAAGAGAACCACTCCCTTTTATTTCTTTGACGACAGATACTTCTGTAATTACAAGTATAGGAAATGATTACTCTTTTGAAGATATATTTTCAAAACAGGTTAAAGCAATTGGAAAAGAAAAAGATATTTTAATCTGTTTTTCAACTTCAGGTGAATCTAAAAATGTAATAAAAGCAGCAAAAGTTGCAAAAGAAAAAAAAATGAAGGTTATTTCACTTACAGGGAAAACACCAAATACCCTTGAAAAAATATCCGACTTTATCATCTCTATCCAGTCAAAAGAAACAGAAAAGGTTCAGCAAATACATCTAATTATCTATCACCTGCTTTGCTATCTTATTGAGGAAGAATTTTGA